The following proteins come from a genomic window of Euwallacea fornicatus isolate EFF26 chromosome 9, ASM4011564v1, whole genome shotgun sequence:
- the LOC136341053 gene encoding RNA-binding protein 1-like isoform X1 has protein sequence MSPYREWDISCKVYVGNLGSSASKHEIESSFSKYGPLRNVWVARNPPGFAFVEFEDSRDAQDAVRGLDGTRCCGVRIRVEMSSGRSRRGGGSGGRRRYSPRERSRSPRRSRSRSRSRGRRSYSRDRRSDSRDRR, from the exons ATGTCTCCATATCGTGAATGGGACATCTCCTGCAAAGTCTATGTTGGGAATTTGGGTTCTTCAGCCAGCAAACATGAAATTGAAAGTTCATTCAGCAAGTATGGTCCTTTACGAAATGTGTGGGTGGCTCGAAACCCTCCAGGCTTTGCATTTGTTGAATTTGAAGATTCTCGGGATGCCCAGGACGCAGTAAGAGGCTTAGATGGCAC acgTTGCTGTGGAGTCAGAATCAGAGTTGAAATGTCCAGTGGCAGATCACGCAGGGGTGGAGGCAGTGGGGGCAGACGGAGGTATTCACCACGAGAAAG GTCCAGATCGCCAAGAAGGTCAAGGTCTCGTTCCAGATCACGTGGTCGCAGATCTTACTCACGCGACCGCAGAAGCGACTCTCGCGATCGTCGTTAA
- the LOC136341053 gene encoding RNA-binding protein 1-like isoform X2: protein MSPYREWDISCKVYVGNLGSSASKHEIESSFSKYGPLRNVWVARNPPGFAFVEFEDSRDAQDAVRGLDGTRCCGVRIRVEMSSGRSRRGGGSGGRRRYSPRERVPSAMLLFHQLIPP, encoded by the exons ATGTCTCCATATCGTGAATGGGACATCTCCTGCAAAGTCTATGTTGGGAATTTGGGTTCTTCAGCCAGCAAACATGAAATTGAAAGTTCATTCAGCAAGTATGGTCCTTTACGAAATGTGTGGGTGGCTCGAAACCCTCCAGGCTTTGCATTTGTTGAATTTGAAGATTCTCGGGATGCCCAGGACGCAGTAAGAGGCTTAGATGGCAC acgTTGCTGTGGAGTCAGAATCAGAGTTGAAATGTCCAGTGGCAGATCACGCAGGGGTGGAGGCAGTGGGGGCAGACGGAGGTATTCACCACGAGAAAG GGTGCCTTCAGCAATGCTGCTGTTCCACCAACTCATCCCCCCTTGA
- the LOC136341042 gene encoding amidophosphoribosyltransferase-like translates to METTLQNETIEQRLSPSTNQVTYDVEEGTIGHSKRKNRGETLSGLTHECGVFGAIGTGEWPTNLEISQIITWGLVALQHRGQESAGIVTSEGKSSKHFNVVKGMGMVSNIFTDESIRRLRGSVGIGHTRYSTSAASEEVNCQPFVVHTAHGALAVAHNGELVNCDTLRKQVLEHGVGLSTHSDSELITQALCLNPPEGEPNGEPDWPARIKHFMQLAPLSYSLVIMLKNKIYALRDPYGNRPLCMGKIVAINEQLSEYCNENKEAEGWVVASESCGFLSIGAQYVREVYPGEIIEMTRHGIRTIDIVQRPDNEASAFCIFEYVYFARTDSIFEGQMVYAVRLQCGKQLAVEHPVEADIVSAVPESGNAAAHGFSRQSGIAFGEVLCKNRYVGRSFIQPSNRLRQLLVAKKFGALSGMVKGKRIILVDDSIVRGNTIGPIIKLLRNAGATEVHIRVASPPLQFPCYMGINIPTREELIANKLNSRELAKYVGADSLEYLSLPGLIKAVRSDMKTKNNSKVGHCTACLNGVYPGGDPVKNPDLDW, encoded by the exons ATGGAGACTACTCTACAAAACGAAACCATTGAACAGAGACTCTCTCCCTCCACTAACCAAGTCACATACGATGTAGAAGAGGGCACAATTGGACactctaaaagaaaaaaccgaGGCGAAACTCTTTCTGGGCTAACACATGAATGTGGTGTATTTGGTGCCATTGGCACCGGAGAATGGCCCACAAATTTGGAGATTTCACAGATTATCACCTGGGGTCTTGTGGCTTTACAACACAG GGGTCAGGAATCTGCAGGTATTGTAACCAGCGAAGGCAAATCTTCTAAACATTTCAACGTGGTGAAAGGAATGGGCATGGTGAGCAACATATTCACAGACGAATCCATAAGAAGGCTCAGGGGGAGCGTAGGGATAGGACACACCAGGTATTCCACCTCGGCTGCCTCAGAAGAAGTCAATTGCCAACCTTTTGTTGTACACACAGCCCATGGGGCTTTGGCCGTAGCTCACAATGGGGAACTGGTTAACTGCGATACTCTGCGAAAGCAA GTACTAGAACATGGAGTTGGCTTATCTACCCATTCAGATAGTGAGCTCATAACCCAAGCGCTTTGTTTGAATCCACCTGAAGGAGAACCCAATGGAGAACCCGATTGGCCTGCAAGAATCAAACACTTCATGCAATTGGCTCCTCTCAGTTACTCCCTTGTGattatgttgaaaaataaaatctatgcCTTAAGGGATCCGTATGGGAATCGACCTTTATGCATGGGCAAAATTGTAGCTATTAATGAAC AATTGTCGGAGTACTGCAACGAAAATAAGGAAGCTGAAGGATGGGTAGTGGCCTCGGAATCCTGTGGATTCTTGTCGATAGGTGCCCAATACGTTAGAGAGGTGTATCCTGgggaaataattgaaatgacTCGTCATGGAATTCGGACTATTGATATTGTCCAAAGGCCCGACAATGAAGCTTCG GCATTTTGCATATTTGAATATGTTTACTTCGCTAGAACCGATTCAATCTTCGAAGGCCAAATGGTATATGCGGTGAGGCTGCAATGTGGTAAGCAGCTGGCTGTAGAACATCCAGTAGAGGCTGACATAGTCAGCGCAGTACCGGAATCTGGAAATGCAGCAGCTCATGGATTTTCCCGACAG AGCGGAATTGCCTTTGGTGAAGTCTTATGCAAAAATCGTTACGTCGGACGATCATTCATTCAGCCCAGTAATCGATTACGTCAGTTATTGGttgctaagaaatttggagctTTGTCTGGAATGGTTAAGGGCAAAAGAATAATCCTGGTTGATGACTCTATTGTTAGAGGGAACACCATTGGGcctattattaaattattgaggAATGCTGGGGCAACTGAG gtgCACATTCGAGTGGCAAGCCCTCCATTGCAGTTCCCTTGCTATATGGGAATAAATATTCCCACACGAGAAGAATTGATAGCCAACAAACTAAACTCTAGAGAATTGGCGAAATATGTTG GTGCGGATAGTTTGGAGTACCTCAGTTTGCCAGGTTTGATAAAAGCTGTAAGGTCGGATATGAAgaccaaaaataattcaaaagtggGTCATTGCACTGCATGCTTAAACGGTGTGTACCCAGGGGGTGATCCTGTGAAAAACCCGGACCTAGATTGGTAA
- the Paics gene encoding bifunctional phosphoribosylaminoimidazole carboxylase/phosphoribosylaminoimidazole succinocarboxamide synthetase — protein MAEVKQVGEYKLGKLIIEGKTKQVYEINSDPGKCLLLSKDRITAGDGVKAHELKGKAVISNKTTSKVFEILNSVGVPVSFVKIASDTAFISKKCEMIPIEWVTRRLATGSFLKRHPGVKEGYRFAPIKHETFFKDDANHDPQWSEEQIINAGFKFNGVLIGEKEVDYMARISVLVFEVLEKVWQTRDCALIDMKIEFGVDTEGNILVADVIDSDSWRLWPSGDKRLMVDKQVYRNLTTVTDKDLDTVKRNFEWVVDQLEHLIPPSDHLVVIIMGSPSDKEHCNKIKKYCQDFGLNVDVRVSSAHKTTEGALKIVSYYESLNIKLVFIAVAGRSNGLGPVISGNTDYPVINCPPVTKDDMDRDIWSSLNVPSGLGCSTVLYPETAALAAAQSIALSNYIVWAKLRARRINNYKTLPSADEDIRR, from the exons ATGGCAGAAGTTAAGCAAG TTGGGGAATATAAGTTAGGAAAACTGATAATCGAAGGCAAAACTAAGCAAGTGTACGAAATTAATTCCGACCCTGGAAAATGCCTGTTACTCAGCAAAGACAGGATTACAGCTGGGGATGGCGTCAAAGCGCACGAATTAAAGGGAAAAGCTGTAATATCGAACAAAACCACTAGCaaggtttttgaaattttaaattcagtgG GCGTGCCAGTTTCCTTTGTAAAGATCGCGTCCGACACTGCATTTATCTCCAAAAAATGCGAGATGATCCCTATAGAATGGGTGACAAGGCGTTTGGCAACTGGTTCCTTTCTGAAAAGACATCCAGGAGTCAAGGAGGGATATCGATTTGCTCCAATTAAACACGAAACGTTTTTCAAAGATGATGCCAACCACGATCCGCAATGGTCTGAAGAGCAGATTATAAACGCCGGATTTAAATTCAATGGCGTATTAATTG GTGAAAAGGAGGTCGATTATATGGCCCGAATATCAGTGCTCGTCTTTGAAGTTCTGGAAAAGGTTTGGCAAACGAGGGACTGCGCCTTGATAGATATGAAAATCGAATTTGGGGTGGACACTGAAG GGAATATTCTTGTTGCCGATGTCATTGACTCTGATAGTTGGCGACTGTGGCCCTCCGGCGATAAAAGACTGATGGTAGACAAGCAGGTATACCGCAACCTTACCACTGTAACGGACAAAGATCTGGACAccgtaaaaagaaatttcgaaTGGGTCGTCGACCAACTTGAACATTTAATTCCACCAAG TGATCATTTAGTGGTCATAATCATGGGCAGTCCCAGCGACAAAGAACActgcaacaaaattaaaaaatattgccagGATTTCGGTCTAAATGTCGATGTTAGGGTGTCATCTGCCCACAAAACTACCGAAGGGGCTCTGAAGATAGTCAGCTATTATGAATCTCTTAACATAAAATTAGTGTTCATTGCCGTGGCAGGAAGGTCCAACGGTCTAGGGCCAGTTATATCGGGAAATACTGATTATCCT GTAATTAACTGCCCCCCTGTGACAAAAGATGACATGGACCGAGACATTTGGTCAAGTCTAAACGTTCCAAGTGGATTAGGCTGTTCAACAGTACTATATCCAGAAACAGCGGCGTTAGCTGCCGCACAAAGCATTGCTTTATCAAACTATATTGTTTGGGCCAAACTCAGAGCTAgaagaataaataattataaaactcTCCCCAGCGCAGATGAAGACATTAGGAGATAA
- the LOC136341044 gene encoding xaa-Pro aminopeptidase 3: MICFTRKLFDSCHSTLSKTYCTKVLENVVKGICDLSSKKALGQPTPYTHPHLIAENEVTPLIKKYEYQCRRQKLVEAIVEHSKKGNLQVDNHMIVIPASSKQYMSDKIPYVFRQNTEFLYLTGCQEPDTCIVITSTCDKSNHTATLFTRDKDDHAELWDGPRTHPEDAVSFFGVDNSLPMSDLPKFLNSFRKSSSNISLWYDFETAPHKEVHRIVCDYLKNSSNKSFESPRSFIHKIRLYKSPAEIALMQKSCDIASGAIIKTMGYSRPGIGENQLFAKVDFECRIRGAEFLAYPPVVAGGSRSTTIHYINNNQLIYGNELVLMDAGCEYHGYASDITRTWPVNGKFTDAQKEIYEIVLDVQKELIELCNKLPTLDALFECMCLLLGKKLQSCGLIAMQPSNNYLIKAAYQLCPHHVSHYLGMDVHDTPSVSRNIKLEPGMVITVEPGIYITEKSNLPKAYHGIGVRIEDDVLITENGPVVLSRKCPKEIDEIERIVCENLDKS; the protein is encoded by the exons ATGATTTGCTTCACAAGAAAATTATTCGATTCCTGCCACTCAA CTCTCTCGAAAACGTATTGTACCAAAGTACTGGAAAATGTGGTGAAAGGAATATGTGACTTAAGTAGTAAGAAAGCTCTAGGACAGCCCACTCCTTATACACATCCTCACCTCATTGCTGAGAATGAAGTCACTCctctaattaaaaagtatGAATATCAGTGTCGAAGGCAGAAATTGGTAGAAGCAATTGTTGAACATTCAAAGAAGGGTAATCTACAAGTCGATAATCATATG ATTGTTATTCCGGCCAGCTCAAAACAATATATGTCAGATAAAATACCATATGTGTTTCGCCAAAATactgaatttttgtatttaactgGTTGCCAAGAACCAGATACATGCATAGTTATAACAAGCACATGTGATAAAag TAACCACACAGCAACTCTCTTTACAAGAGACAAAGACGATCATGCCGAGTTATGGGACGGGCCAAGAACTCATCCAGAAGATGCAGTTTCATTTTTTGGTGTCGATAATAGCTTACCTATGAGCGATTTGCCAAAATTTCTGAATTCTTTTCGCAAATCTTCATCAAATATTAGTTTATG GTATGACTTTGAAACTGCACCTCATAAAGAAGTTCACAGGATTGTTTGTGACTACCTGAAAAATTCATCTAATAAATCTTTCGAGTCTCCTCGTAGTTTTATCCACAAAATAAGGCTTTACAAAAGTCCGGCTGAAATCGCCTTGATGCAAAAGTCTTGTGACATTGCATCGGGTGCTATTATAAAAACGATGGGCTATTCTAGACCAGGAATAG GAGAGAACCAGTTGTTCGCAAAAGTAGACTTTGAATGTCGTATTAGGGGTGCAGAATTCTTAGCATACCCTCCTGTGGTAGCTGGCGGAAGCAGAAGCACAACCATTCACTATATCAATAATAATCAATTGATATATGGGAATGAACTTGTCCTTATGGATGCAG GATGTGAATACCACGGATATGCCAGTGACATAACGAGGACTTGGCCAGTGAATGGTAAATTCACAGATgctcaaaaagaaatttatgaaatagtATTGGACGTTCAAAAagaattaattgaattatgcaACAAACTACCCACTTTAGATGCCCTCTTTGAGTGCATGTGTTTGTTGCTTGGCAAGAAACTCCAGAGTTGTGGGCTCATTGCCATGCAGCCctccaataattatttaatcaag GCCGCATATCAATTATGTCCTCACCACGTGTCGCATTATCTAGGAATGGACGTTCACGATACTCCATCTGTGAGTAGAAACATAAAACTTGAACCAGGAATGGTAATAACTGTTGAACcag GTATTTATATTACCGAGAAATCTAATCTACCAAAGGCGTATCATGGTATAGGCGTTCGTATAGAAGACGATGTGTTAATAACGGAGAACGGACCTGTAGTTTTAAGCCGAAAATGCCCTAAAGAAATTGACGAAATCGAGCGTATCGTGTGCGAAAATTTGGATAAGAGCTGA
- the Rrp4 gene encoding exosome complex component RRP4, with protein sequence MAQKIHIHSASTSSRIRPLPTAQKYYKIFTPGEEVIKSAHTNFLRGHGTYEEKGDLKASVAGVKEQVNKLISVRPLKSRYNGQVGEVLVGRIMEVQQKRWKVDTNSRLDSALLLSSVNLPGGELRRRSVEDQHMMRQYLREGDLISAEVQSVFTDGTLSLHTRSLKYGKLGQGILVKVFPSLVKKCKLHFHNLLFGVSLILGTNGYIWISPPVTNSEGNEGGFVQNLEEVVSKDTREVMGRVRNCILALVQSYMMLYDTSIVFAYEESLKYSVHELLLPEAMLDIAMLTQHRLGMLEDYEFN encoded by the exons ATGgctcaaaaaattcatattcatAGTGCGTCCACATCTAGCAGAATAAGGCCTTTGCCGACCgcacaaaaatattataagatATTTACCCCTGGCGAAGAAGTAATTAAATCAGCTCATACAAACTTTCTGAG AGGCCATGGCACCTACGAAGAAAAAGGAGATTTAAAAGCGTCAGTTGCAGGAGTCAAAGAGCAAGTAAATAAACTGATTTCAGTGCGACCACTCAAGAGCAGGTACAATGGACAGGTTGGAGAGGTTTTGGTCGGCAGAATAATGGAAGTGCAACAGAAGAGGTGGAAAGTTGATACTAATTCAAGATTAGATTCAGCTTTGCTACTTTCATCAGTTAATTTACCTGGTGGTGAATTG AGGCGAAGATCTGTTGAAGATCAACACATGATGCGCCAATACCTTCGAGAAGGCGACTTAATAAGTGCGGAGGTGCAAAGTGTTTTTACGGACGGTACCTTGTCGTTACACACCAGAAGTTTAAAATACGGGAAG CTAGGTCAAGGTATTTTAGTAAAAGTATTTCCATCACtagtcaaaaaatgtaaacttcACTTTCACAATTTGCTCTTTGGCGTCAGTCTCATCTTGGGAACTAACGGCTACATTTGGATCAGTCCCCCCGTGACCAACTCGGAGGGAAATGAAGGTGGTTTTGTGCAAAATTTAGAAGAG GTGGTTTCAAAAGATACCAGAGAAGTAATGGGGAGAGTTAGAAACTGCATTTTAGCTCTTGTTCAGAGTTACATGATGCTTTATGATACTAGTATTGTTTTCGCGTACGAGGAATCTCTAAAATATTCCGTCCATGAGTTGTTACTACCCGAGGCAATGTTGGATATTGCGATGTTAACACAGCATAGACTCGGCATGTTGGAGGATTATGAGTTTAATTAG
- the tyn gene encoding uncharacterized protein tyn, translating to MAFSLHSVIGVLLVLVVNGCLGRIAFEKLTDFDYRGNTYYTVKNLSLYECQGWCREEPDCQAAAFSFVLNPLIPVQETQCQLQNETQANNPSATAQRSVNMYYMTKLQLRSDNICLRPWAFERVPNKMIRGLDNALIYTSTKEACLAACLNEHRFTCRSVEYNYVTLQCQLSDTDRRSAGQFVQFVDAQGVDYFENLCLKGNQACKANRIFQTPRIGVADDKVAQYAGLHYYTDKELQVTSEAACRLACEIENEFLCRSFLFKGPPQGSQYNCQLFHLDHKTLPDGPSTYLNAERPLIDNGERLGLYFENVCEKSASAPGTGENTLPVVFNSSEDPTLNNLTKSGDVNCDKTGTCYDVAVNCKDTKIAVSVRTNKPFNGRIYALGRSETCNVDVINSDLFRLDLTMTGQDCNTQSVTGVYSNTVVLQHHSVVMTKADKIYKVKCTYDMSSKNITFGMMPIRDPDTISITSAPEAPPPRIRILDSRLREVETVRIGDKLTFRIEIPEDTPYGIFARSCVAMAKDAKSTFQIIDDDGCPVDPSIFPAFTPDGNALQSVYEAFRFTESYGVIFQCNVKYCLGPCEPAVCEWGRDSIESWGRKKRSIQNQTDEEKEEDMTLSQEILVLDLGDEKQSDYLKSDPLSAEFGKDKTVTIIEPCPTKTSVLALGVTCALLVLLYISTLFCYYMRKWLNPGKHLA from the exons ATGGCCTTCTCATTACACAGCGTGATAGGAGTGCTTCTAGTCTTAGTTGTTAATGGATGTTTAG GTCGAATAGCTTTCGAAAAACTAACAGACTTCGACTATAGAGGGAATACGTATTACACGGTGAAAAATCTTAGCCTTTACGAGTGCCAAGGATGGTGTCGAGAGGAACCTGATTGTCAAGCTGCAGCATTCAGCTTCGTGCTGAATCCACTTATCCCTGTACAA gaAACTCAGTGTCAGCTGCAAAACGAAACCCAAGCCAACAACCCGTCCGCCACTGCTCAACGCAGTGTTAACATGTATTACATGACGAAGCTGCAGCTGCGCAGCGACAATATTTGCCTCAGACCATGGGCGTTCGAGAGGGTTCCGAATAAAATGATCAGGGGGTTGGACAACGCTCTGATTTACACTTCTACGAAAGAAGCATGTCTTGCTGCCTGCCTCAATGAG CACCGATTCACGTGCAGATCGGTGGAGTACAACTACGTGACCCTTCAATGCCAACTCAGCGATACAGACCGAAGATCGGCTGGTCAATTTGTCCAATTCGTAGACGCCCAAGGAGTGGACTACTTTGAAAACCTATGCCTTAAAGGCAACCAGGCTTGCAAAG CCAACAGAATTTTCCAAACACCCAGAATAGGGGTGGCAGACGACAAAGTGGCCCAATACGCAGGCCTGCACTACTACACGGACAAAGAACTTCAAGTGACTTCTGAAGCAGCCTGCAGGCTTGCCTGCGAGATCGAAAACGAGTTCTTGTGCAGAAGCTTCTTGTTCAAGGGACCGCCCCAA GGATCGCAGTACAACTGCCAGCTCTTCCACTTGGACCACAAAACCCTTCCAGATGGCCCGAGCACCTATTTGAACGCTGAGCGCCCCTTGATCGACAATGGAGAGAGACTGGGATTATATTTTGAGAATGTGTGTGAAA AATCAGCATCAGCCCCGGGAACTGGAGAAAACACGCTCCCTGTTGTATTCAACTCATCCGAAGATCCCACCCTTAACAACCTAACCAAATCTGGTGACGTGAACTGCGACAAAACTGGAACATGTTACGACG TTGCTGTGAACTGCAAGGACACCAAAATCGCAGTATCAGTCAGGACGAATAAGCCATTCAACGGTAGAATTTACGCTTTGGGCAGATCTGAAACTTGCAATGTGGACGTCATCAATAGTGACCTCTTCAGGCTAGACTTGACCATGACTGGGCAGGATTGCAACACTCAATCTGTG ACGGGAGTCTACAGCAACACCGTAGTTCTACAACACCACAGTGTAGTAATGACAAAAGCTGACAAGATCTACAAAGTAAAATGCACTTATGACATGTCTTccaaaaatatcacatttggAATGATGCCCATCAG AGACCCAGACACTATTAGTATCACCTCCGCTCCTGAGGCTCCACCACCGAGAATCCGTATCCTGGACAGTCGTCTTAGAGAAGTTGAAACTGTTAGGATCGGAGACAAACTTACTTTCAGAATCGAAATTCCAGAAGACA CTCCCTATGGAATCTTCGCTAGAAGCTGCGTGGCAATGGCCAAAGACGCCAAGAGCACCTTCCAAATCATTGATGATGACGGTTGCCCCGTGGACCCCAGCATCTTCCCAGCTTTCACGCCTGACGGAAACGCCCTCCAATCCGTGTACGAAGCCTTCAGGTTTACAGAGTCTTATGGGGTGATCTTCCAGTGCAATGTTAAATACTGCTTAGGACCATGCGAACCG GCTGTGTGCGAATGGGGAAGGGATTCCATTGAGTCATGGGGAAGGAAAAAGAGAAGCATCCAAAACCAGACCGATGAGGAAAAGGAAGAGGACATGACCCTGAGTCAGGAGATTTTGGTTCTGGACTTAGGCGATGAGAAGCAGTCAGATTACTTGAAGAGTGATCCCCTCAGTGCAGAATTTGGCAAAG ataAAACCGTGACGATCATTGAGCCTTGCCCTACAAAAACCTCAGTATTAGCGTTGGGCGTTACCTGCGCTCTTCTGGTTCTACTCTACATCAGCACTTTATTCTGCTACTACATGCGAAAATGGCTTAATCCCGGCAAACACCTGGCTTGA